One Chlorobaculum limnaeum genomic window carries:
- the bchI gene encoding magnesium chelatase ATPase subunit I, with amino-acid sequence MTQTAKAAKKTTSAKASAAKEAKVKAPAEEKAVTEVKKPAAKKKSALAFPFTAIVGQEEMKLSLILNIIDPRIGGVLVMGHRGTGKSTTVRALAEVLPFIPRVKGDIYNRTVEQYVEMESGSKGAASIKPEDVKTELIPVPVVDLPLGATEDRVCGTIDIEKALTSGVKAFEPGLLAQSNRGFLYIDEVNLLDDHLVDVLLDVAASGKNVVEREGISIRHPARFVLVGSGNPEEGELRPQLLDRFGLHARIITINDVAKRVQIVKLRREYDEDPEAFMKKVTKEQQKLQKKIVAAQELLPQVTMDDAVLTDIARLCMNLGIDGHRGELTITRTAHAFAAWEGDKEVTMKHVREIAGLCLRHRLRKDPLETVDAGEKIDRELGKVLGEAEAAA; translated from the coding sequence ATGACCCAGACTGCCAAAGCCGCAAAAAAAACCACTTCAGCCAAGGCATCGGCTGCCAAGGAAGCCAAGGTAAAGGCGCCCGCAGAAGAAAAGGCTGTGACTGAAGTCAAAAAGCCGGCTGCAAAAAAGAAAAGCGCCCTGGCATTCCCCTTCACTGCCATTGTCGGACAGGAGGAGATGAAGCTCAGTCTGATTCTCAACATCATCGATCCGAGGATCGGCGGCGTTCTGGTCATGGGTCATCGCGGTACCGGCAAGAGCACGACGGTTCGGGCGCTCGCCGAGGTTCTGCCTTTCATTCCGCGCGTCAAGGGCGACATCTATAACCGCACCGTCGAACAGTACGTTGAAATGGAGTCTGGCTCAAAGGGCGCTGCTTCGATAAAGCCGGAAGATGTCAAGACTGAACTCATCCCCGTGCCGGTGGTTGACCTTCCGCTCGGCGCTACCGAAGACCGCGTCTGCGGAACCATTGACATCGAAAAAGCGCTCACGAGCGGCGTCAAGGCGTTTGAGCCGGGCCTGCTTGCCCAGTCCAACCGCGGCTTCCTCTACATCGACGAGGTTAACCTGCTCGACGACCACCTCGTTGACGTGCTCCTCGACGTGGCCGCCAGCGGCAAGAACGTCGTTGAACGCGAAGGTATCAGCATCCGCCACCCCGCCCGCTTCGTTTTGGTCGGTTCCGGCAACCCGGAAGAGGGCGAGCTTCGTCCGCAGCTTCTCGACCGCTTCGGTCTCCACGCCCGCATCATCACCATCAACGATGTCGCCAAGAGGGTGCAGATCGTCAAGCTCCGTCGCGAGTACGACGAGGACCCGGAAGCCTTCATGAAAAAGGTTACCAAAGAGCAGCAGAAACTCCAGAAGAAGATCGTCGCCGCCCAGGAGCTTCTCCCGCAGGTCACGATGGACGACGCGGTGCTCACCGACATCGCCCGTCTCTGCATGAACCTCGGCATCGACGGCCATCGCGGCGAATTGACCATCACCCGCACCGCGCACGCTTTCGCTGCCTGGGAGGGTGACAAGGAGGTGACCATGAAGCACGTTCGCGAAATCGCCGGTCTCTGCCTTCGCCACCGCCTGCGCAAGGATCCGCTCGAAACCGTCGATGCGGGTGAGAAGATCGACCGCGAACTCGGCAAAGTACTGGGAGAGGCCGAAGCAGCAGCATGA
- the bchD gene encoding magnesium chelatase ATPase subunit D, whose protein sequence is MIAFTDIVGMDLAKQALMLLAVDPSLGGVVIPSTVGSGKSTLARAFADILPEGTPFVELPLNVTEDRLIGGVDLEATLASGVRVVQHGVLSKAHKGVLYVDSLSLLDSSAVSHIMDAMSRGAVIVEREGLSEVHPADFMLVGTYDPSDGEVRMGLLDRIGIIVPFTPVNDYRARKQIVNIVMGTRDEEDTQDELRMLRGLIDAAREQLHKVSMTNEQIKGLIQTAISLGVEGNRVDIFAIRAAIANAALSQRTEVEDEDLKLAMKLVLVPRATRMPEREPNPEEMAQEEPPPPEEQPQDEAEDQNAPPDETDSNAEEEQEETPDMIEELMMDAVETELPDNILNISLASKKKAKSGSRGEALNNKRGRFVRSQPGEIKSGKVALIPTLISAAPWQASRKAEQAKKGIKSTAALIIGKEDVKIKRFRDKSGTLFIFMVDASGSMALNRMRQAKGAVASLLQNAYVHRDQVSLISFRGKQAQVLLPPSQSVDRAKRELDVLPTGGGTPLASALLTGWETAKQARTKGITQIMFVMITDGRGNIPLGAAYDPNATKAPKDELEKEVEALALSIQADGIASIVVDTQMNYLSRGEAPKLAQKLGGRYFYLPNAKAEQIVEAALS, encoded by the coding sequence ATGATAGCATTTACCGACATTGTAGGAATGGATCTGGCCAAGCAGGCCCTCATGCTTCTGGCCGTCGATCCCTCCCTTGGCGGTGTCGTGATTCCTTCGACCGTAGGTTCGGGAAAATCGACGCTGGCAAGGGCATTTGCCGATATTCTGCCTGAAGGCACTCCCTTCGTGGAGTTGCCGCTGAACGTGACCGAAGATCGCCTCATCGGCGGCGTCGATCTCGAAGCGACCCTTGCTTCCGGCGTGCGCGTCGTGCAGCATGGCGTACTTTCAAAGGCGCACAAGGGCGTTCTCTACGTCGATTCACTCAGCCTGCTCGACAGCTCGGCGGTGTCGCACATCATGGACGCCATGAGCCGCGGCGCGGTCATCGTCGAGCGCGAGGGACTCAGCGAAGTGCATCCGGCGGACTTCATGCTGGTCGGCACCTACGACCCGAGCGACGGCGAGGTGCGCATGGGCTTGCTCGACCGCATCGGCATCATCGTGCCGTTCACGCCAGTCAACGACTACCGGGCCCGCAAGCAGATCGTCAACATCGTCATGGGCACGCGCGACGAGGAGGATACGCAGGACGAGCTGCGCATGTTGCGCGGCCTCATCGACGCGGCGCGTGAGCAGTTGCACAAGGTCTCCATGACCAACGAGCAGATCAAGGGACTCATCCAGACCGCCATCAGCCTCGGCGTCGAGGGCAACCGCGTCGATATCTTCGCGATCCGCGCCGCCATCGCCAACGCCGCGCTCAGCCAGCGCACCGAGGTGGAGGACGAGGATCTGAAGCTCGCCATGAAGCTGGTGCTGGTGCCGAGGGCGACCCGCATGCCGGAGCGCGAGCCAAACCCGGAGGAGATGGCTCAGGAGGAGCCGCCGCCGCCGGAGGAGCAGCCACAGGATGAGGCCGAAGACCAGAACGCGCCGCCGGACGAGACCGACTCCAATGCTGAAGAGGAGCAGGAGGAGACGCCCGACATGATCGAGGAGCTGATGATGGATGCCGTCGAGACTGAGCTGCCCGACAACATCCTCAACATCTCGCTCGCATCGAAAAAGAAAGCCAAGTCCGGCAGCCGTGGCGAGGCGCTGAACAACAAGCGTGGCCGCTTCGTGCGCTCCCAGCCCGGCGAGATCAAGAGCGGCAAGGTCGCCCTGATTCCGACGCTCATCTCCGCCGCGCCGTGGCAGGCTTCGAGGAAAGCCGAACAGGCTAAAAAGGGGATCAAGTCCACCGCTGCGCTCATCATCGGCAAGGAGGATGTCAAGATCAAGCGTTTCCGCGACAAGTCCGGTACGCTCTTCATCTTCATGGTGGACGCTTCCGGCTCGATGGCGCTGAACCGCATGCGCCAGGCCAAAGGGGCGGTGGCGAGCCTCTTGCAGAACGCCTACGTGCATCGCGACCAGGTTTCGCTGATTTCGTTCCGCGGCAAGCAGGCGCAAGTTCTGCTGCCCCCGTCGCAGAGCGTGGATCGCGCCAAGCGAGAGCTTGACGTGCTGCCAACCGGCGGCGGAACCCCGCTCGCCTCGGCGCTGCTCACTGGCTGGGAAACGGCCAAGCAGGCGCGCACCAAGGGCATCACGCAGATCATGTTCGTCATGATCACCGACGGTCGCGGTAACATTCCGTTGGGCGCGGCGTACGATCCGAACGCCACCAAAGCTCCCAAAGATGAGCTGGAGAAAGAGGTCGAAGCCCTCGCGCTCTCCATCCAGGCTGACGGTATCGCCTCGATCGTGGTCGATACCCAGATGAACTACCTGTCGAGAGGCGAAGCCCCCAAGCTCGCCCAGAAACTCGGCGGCCGCTACTTCTACCTCCCCAACGCCAAAGCCGAACAGATTGTCGAAGCCGCGTTGAGCTGA